GGTGATCAAGGCCGCTCAGCGGCTCGGCTTCACCCTGGAGGAGGTCGCCGAGCTCCTGGAGACCGGCCGCCATCGCCACGGCCGCCCCGTGGCCGGGCTCCAGGACCGCGCCGCGGCCAAGCTCGCCGAGGTGGACGCGAAGATCGCCGACCTCACCACCATCCGCACGGCCCTGGCAGCCGCCGTCGAGGCGGGCTGCGACGACCTGACCGTGTGCGCGTCCAGCACGTGCTGCCCGATCCCCTTCCCCGACCTCGCCCAGGAGAACCGACATGCCGGCCCCTGCTGCTGACCACCGCCCCCAGCGCGCCCCGAAGGCCCTCGGGGGACTTGCCGCGCTGGCCTGTGTGGCGTGCTGCGCGCTGCCCGTCCTGATCACAGCCGGGGTCGTCGGTGCCGGGGCCGGGGCGGTGGTGGGCTGGCTACCCGCCCTCGCCGTCGTCCTGGCCGTACTCGCCGCCGGAACCTGGTGGTTCGGCCGGCGCCGCCGCTCCTGCTCCTGCCCGCCGAAGACCGCAAATGAGGGCGGGTGCAGCTGCCAGAGGCCGGCCGACCCGTTGAAGACCAGCGGCGCGGGCCGCCGGTAGGGTCAGCCGATACGACTGTCGCTCGTTCCCTCGTCTTCGTCGTCGCCGCCCTCTGCGAGATCGGCGGCGCCTGGCAGGTCTGGCAGGAATCGGGGAGCACAAGGGCGGGGGTCTGGATCGGCGCAGGCGTCGTCGCCCTCGGCCTCTACGGGGTCGTGGCCACCTTCCAGTCCGACAACGAGTTCGGCCGCAACCTCGCCGCGTACGGCGGGATCTTCGCGGCCGGGTTGATCGCCTGGGCCATGGTCGCCGACGGTTACCGCCCCGACCGCTACGACGTCATCGGCGCCCTGGTCTGCGTCGCCGGGACAACCGTGATCATGTACGCGCCCCGCAGGGATCTCCGCGCGAGCGCGTGGCGGCTCTCATCCGTGGTTGGCACGACCTGTAGCGGGGGCCCCGAATCCTCGAGGAGTTCAGGGAGCAGCCGACGCCGCTCGGTGTACCGGCGGCCTCTGACGTCGCCGAGGTATGGGGGGGCCGGGAGATCGAAGACGGCGTACGAGGCGGGGGTTCGCGCGCCGGCTTGCCGGGCCGCGGCACGGTGGAGGCGGCCCGGACCGTACCGTCCGAAGTCGGCCTTTCCCGCGTGCCAGATCGCCGCCGCACCTGATGCTTACGGCTCGGTCCGGATATTCGCTGTTCGCCGCTCGTTGAAGGTGGTCATACTGCCGCGGTGGATCCAGTGACTCTTGAGACCGGCCGTCTGGTGCTGCGGGCCTTCACACCTGCCGACGTGGATGCGGTGTACGAAGCCTGCCAGGACGAGGACATCCAGTTGTACACCCCGGTGCCGGTGCCGTACCGCCGTACGGATGCGGAGAAGCTCGTCGGCGAGACGCTGCCCGCCCAGTGGGCCGAGGACAGGGACTACACCCTCGGCGCGTTCCGCAAGGACACCGGCGCCCTGGTCGGCTCGTACTGCCTGACCCTCATCAGCCGCGGCGTCTGGGAGCTCGGATACTGGGCGGTCAAGGAGCAGCGCGGACGCGGGTACTCGGTGGAGGCCGCTCGGGCCCTGTGTGACTGGGGCTGGGCCACGCTCGACGTCCACCGCATCGAGTGGTGGGCCATGGCCGGGAACACCGGCTCGCGTGCCGTCGCCGAGAAGCTTGGCTTCACCATCGAAGGGACACTGCGCAATCGCAGCATCGCCAACGACGGCAAGCCGCACGACTGGTGGGTGGGCGGATTGCTGAGGCCCTGATGCTCGGGCCGGTGCTTCGTCGGCTGTACTTGGGTCTTCTGCAGGGAAGTTCCCAGCTCGGACAGTTCCCGCAGAAGAGCCACCCATTGTTCATCGGCGGGCAGCCGTGACGTGGGGGTGGCCGCGAGGGTTCTTCGAGTTGGCCGATTTGTGGCGAGCAC
This Streptomyces sp. NBC_00539 DNA region includes the following protein-coding sequences:
- a CDS encoding MerR family transcriptional regulator; this translates as MSAGLRSGRVAEAAGVNIQTLRYYERRGLLAEPERSNGGHRLYAEDAVTTLRVIKAAQRLGFTLEEVAELLETGRHRHGRPVAGLQDRAAAKLAEVDAKIADLTTIRTALAAAVEAGCDDLTVCASSTCCPIPFPDLAQENRHAGPCC
- a CDS encoding GNAT family N-acetyltransferase, with the protein product MDPVTLETGRLVLRAFTPADVDAVYEACQDEDIQLYTPVPVPYRRTDAEKLVGETLPAQWAEDRDYTLGAFRKDTGALVGSYCLTLISRGVWELGYWAVKEQRGRGYSVEAARALCDWGWATLDVHRIEWWAMAGNTGSRAVAEKLGFTIEGTLRNRSIANDGKPHDWWVGGLLRP